The sequence CCGTACGCTGAGGCAGAGCGATTCAGTGATCCGGAATCACACCCCGGCTGGGCGGACGAGAGGGATGCTGTTGCGCATGGAGCCACCTGCCCTTCGTCGGACATGGCTCCGAACGAGAGTGAGGACTGCCTGTTCCTCAATGTCTACACTCCGTCCTCCTCCAGCGGTCAGCGACCGGTCTTAGTGTTCATCCACGGCGGTGGTTACAGTGGCGGGTATGGAGACGAAGGTCTCTACGGCAGCCAGTACTTCATGACGGAGGACGTGGTGGTCGTTACCTTCAACTATCGCCTGGGAGTGCTCGGATTTTTCAGTACCGCCGATCGGACGGCCGCTGGTAATTGGGGTCTCAAGGACTGCATCATGGCGTTACGCTGGGTTCAGGATCACATCGCGGCATTCGGAGGCGATGCGGGCAGCGTTACGATCTACGGTGAATCGGCTGGTGCTGCTATTGTCGACCTGCTCCTCCTATCGCCACTGACGGGTGGATTGTTCCACCGcgcgatcgccagcagcgGATCGCCCTTCAACTCGTGGGCCTTCCAACCGAATCCACTCTATTACGCAAACCGCTTAGCGGAAGTACTGGACCTGGAGACCACCGATACCACTGCTATGGTGGCAGCTCTCCGGCTGGTTCCGTACTCGGCGTTGATCGAGCAACAGGAAGATGTGTACTCGAGTGCACCACTACTGGGGTCTCTCGATTTTGGTCCGGTTGTCGAGCCACTAGACGCTCCCGGACCAATCGTCCTGCCACGGACGC comes from Anopheles bellator unplaced genomic scaffold, idAnoBellAS_SP24_06.2 scaffold02998_ctg1, whole genome shotgun sequence and encodes:
- the LOC131214851 gene encoding neuroligin-4, Y-linked-like, which translates into the protein RFSDPESHPGWADERDAVAHGATCPSSDMAPNESEDCLFLNVYTPSSSSGQRPVLVFIHGGGYSGGYGDEGLYGSQYFMTEDVVVVTFNYRLGVLGFFSTADRTAAGNWGLKDCIMALRWVQDHIAAFGGDAGSVTIYGESAGAAIVDLLLLSPLTGGLFHRAIASSGSPFNSWAFQPNPLYYANRLAEVLDLETTDTTAMVAALRLVPYSALIEQQEDVYSSAPLLGSLDFGPVVEPLDAPGPIVLPRTPMELIEDGAYQAVPLLTGFNNLESILLIVQEDFTSTFNAHPHLLVPMAWNISEGSSDAGAVIDAFAQFYWQGQTLGPELLEPFSWYMTDAMFAIG